A region of Paenibacillus thiaminolyticus DNA encodes the following proteins:
- a CDS encoding VOC family protein — protein MVSKLGQVMLYVSNQDEAVDFWTGKLGFHVISEENNGQGMRWIEIAPTKDAETSIILHNKEFVAKMSPRLHLGTPSLMFFSENLDELHRDLSTKNIKVGDIVTMPSGKVFNFADNEDNYFAVMERN, from the coding sequence GTGGTTAGTAAGCTTGGCCAAGTTATGTTGTATGTGAGTAACCAAGATGAGGCAGTGGATTTTTGGACAGGCAAATTAGGCTTTCATGTTATTTCTGAAGAAAATAACGGTCAAGGTATGAGGTGGATTGAAATTGCCCCGACAAAGGATGCGGAAACAAGCATCATTTTGCACAATAAGGAATTCGTAGCGAAAATGTCACCTCGATTACATCTTGGTACACCGTCTTTAATGTTTTTTTCGGAGAATCTGGATGAATTACATCGTGACTTATCAACTAAAAATATCAAAGTCGGTGACATTGTAACGATGCCTTCCGGCAAAGTATTTAACTTTGCCGATAATGAAGATAATTACTTTGCGGTAATGGAAAGAAACTAA
- a CDS encoding helix-turn-helix transcriptional regulator, with protein sequence MFASWILSSTQSADLSSIVGSENGIKYDVEEGMLLVLEPGKVHRGYRPTETETEVYWIHFQYPQPSQPMLAEKINWQQPLLKRTDQDTESHPAMIDIPKFAAIDLRTVVPLMTEMLNLHRVLTQYRSFELHILLGQLLIQLQTGMRKSSPQARSYFLGEKVASYLANRLELPFDSGQMERDLHYHFDYLARCLKQYSGMSPLQYRHHVQIDRAKRLLTHSELPLSKIGEQCGFQDHNYFTRLFKRHTSFTPGEYRKQYQVFRVD encoded by the coding sequence TTGTTCGCTTCATGGATTTTATCCAGTACCCAGTCCGCCGATCTCAGCTCCATCGTCGGATCTGAAAACGGAATTAAATATGATGTAGAGGAAGGCATGCTGCTGGTTCTGGAGCCTGGAAAGGTACATCGGGGATACCGTCCGACCGAGACAGAAACCGAGGTATATTGGATTCATTTTCAATATCCGCAGCCCTCACAGCCGATGCTGGCGGAGAAAATCAACTGGCAGCAGCCGTTGCTGAAGCGGACGGATCAGGATACAGAATCCCATCCGGCCATGATCGATATTCCTAAATTTGCGGCCATAGATTTGCGGACGGTCGTGCCTTTAATGACAGAAATGCTGAACTTGCACCGCGTGCTTACACAGTACCGTTCCTTCGAGCTGCATATTTTGTTGGGCCAGCTTCTCATTCAGTTGCAAACTGGGATGAGAAAGAGCAGTCCGCAAGCCCGATCCTATTTTCTTGGCGAAAAAGTGGCTTCCTACTTGGCGAACCGCTTGGAGCTTCCCTTCGACTCTGGACAGATGGAGCGCGACTTGCACTATCATTTCGATTATTTGGCGCGATGCTTGAAGCAGTATTCGGGGATGAGCCCGCTGCAATACAGACATCATGTGCAGATTGATCGGGCCAAGCGGCTGCTGACGCATTCGGAGCTGCCCCTCAGCAAAATCGGTGAACAATGCGGGTTCCAGGATCACAATTATTTTACTCGTCTGTTCAAACGCCATACATCGTTCACGCCCGGAGAGTACCGGAAGCAATATCAGGTATTTCGCGTGGATTAA
- a CDS encoding response regulator transcription factor, which yields MAKIQVLVVDDEWNMRNLLRIYLMKEGFEVRDASSGYEALSMMKQHSFDLLILDVMMPGMDGWQVCKAIRETETMPILMLTARSETKDKVHGLGIGADDYVTKPFEPEELLARVFSLLRRSMINEAHKLQGSTIKFHNLRINAEAREIHIHEENVDFTPKEFDLLLYLGQHSQRTFSREELVERLWGYEYTGDARVVDTHIKNIREKLQRAGLGYDPIQTVWGVGYKFSPAGGDR from the coding sequence ATGGCTAAAATTCAGGTACTTGTCGTAGATGACGAATGGAATATGCGGAATCTGCTTCGCATTTATCTCATGAAAGAGGGCTTTGAAGTCAGGGACGCTTCGTCTGGTTATGAAGCCCTGTCGATGATGAAGCAGCATTCGTTCGATCTTCTGATATTGGATGTAATGATGCCAGGCATGGATGGTTGGCAGGTGTGCAAAGCTATTCGAGAAACGGAAACGATGCCGATCCTGATGCTTACGGCTCGATCGGAGACCAAAGATAAAGTCCATGGACTCGGGATAGGAGCCGATGATTATGTAACGAAACCATTTGAACCTGAAGAGCTATTAGCACGTGTCTTTTCGTTATTGAGACGTTCTATGATCAATGAAGCACACAAGCTTCAAGGATCGACCATCAAATTTCATAACCTCAGAATAAATGCAGAAGCTCGTGAAATTCACATTCATGAAGAAAACGTTGATTTTACGCCTAAAGAATTTGATTTACTTCTCTATCTAGGGCAACACAGTCAACGCACATTTTCACGAGAAGAACTGGTGGAACGATTATGGGGATATGAATATACGGGGGATGCCCGTGTCGTGGATACTCATATCAAAAATATTCGTGAAAAGCTTCAACGCGCTGGACTTGGCTATGATCCGATACAAACAGTGTGGGGTGTGGGCTATAAATTCTCGCCAGCCGGAGGGGACAGATGA
- a CDS encoding C40 family peptidase has translation MHLDGDNWGSHLSHLPIRSVQTTEGKERVTSIMGSLFCSPHFLHRFSISFFYNESILMRREIHFEENHIIHCCRCFKGVKLPRTTKEQAKEGIKVEKEDLRAGDIVFFNTDGKGISHAGIYMGDGLFGHASVNKGAEISELSETYYATRYVTARRILSDDQYRTRTINP, from the coding sequence GTGCATCTGGATGGCGATAATTGGGGCAGTCATCTATCTCATTTACCGATTCGTTCAGTTCAAACAACGGAAGGGAAAGAAAGAGTGACTTCGATAATGGGGTCACTTTTTTGTTCTCCACATTTTCTTCATCGTTTCTCTATATCTTTTTTTTACAATGAATCTATCTTAATGAGAAGGGAGATTCATTTTGAAGAAAATCATATTATCCATTGTTGCCGCTGCTTTAAAGGAGTGAAGCTGCCTCGAACTACAAAGGAACAAGCAAAAGAAGGAATCAAGGTGGAGAAAGAAGACCTGCGTGCAGGAGACATCGTCTTCTTTAACACGGATGGCAAGGGGATTTCGCATGCCGGAATTTATATGGGGGATGGTTTATTTGGACACGCCTCCGTAAATAAAGGGGCAGAGATCAGCGAACTATCAGAGACGTATTATGCGACACGGTATGTCACGGCTCGTCGTATCCTGTCTGATGATCAATATCGGACACGAACGATCAATCCCTAA
- a CDS encoding sensor histidine kinase, protein MRRNRIGMKLGLVIASIVFIVLLFLGVSLYQMFSNFYHAEMRTEVTELTSHFRTMAETTDASSMEEMIRTFADFSNVSMFYINAAGEVTLHSGGHSAADQSFIRTEDVQQIFAGESIHLEHEDPLGNRYMVIGQPLYHDNQISSAIYVMASMHSMDRSLITVRNLLLLSGVGAFLLAIGITWIMALLFSRPLIMMQQATKKIAIGELATRLDIHSKDEIGDLAAAINNLAADLQRYRDTRQEFFAAISHELRTPITYVEGYAKVVKNRLYETEEEKDRYLDIIYQEGVRIQHLVNDLFELAKMEEGKISLSMEWVDLKDVVDQAVQAVSLQAKEKEIELIVHPVASVPLIRGDGRRMEQIVRNLLENAVRYTEEGRIEVHLRSTSGTLSLSIEDTGIGIAEEELPYIFDRFYRVEKSRSRKTGGTGLGLSIVKKLVELQGGSIQVSSQREVGTRFTVTFTLPTMQEEKI, encoded by the coding sequence ATGAGACGGAATCGAATTGGGATGAAACTCGGACTCGTCATCGCTTCGATCGTTTTTATCGTCCTCCTGTTTCTTGGCGTGAGCTTGTATCAAATGTTCTCCAACTTTTATCATGCCGAGATGAGAACGGAGGTCACAGAGTTGACCTCTCATTTCAGAACCATGGCGGAGACAACGGATGCATCATCCATGGAAGAAATGATACGGACATTTGCAGATTTTTCAAATGTAAGTATGTTCTATATCAACGCAGCAGGTGAGGTCACCCTTCATTCAGGCGGACATAGTGCTGCTGATCAGTCATTTATTCGGACAGAGGATGTACAGCAAATTTTTGCAGGGGAGTCCATTCATTTAGAACACGAAGATCCGCTAGGCAATCGTTACATGGTCATTGGACAACCGCTCTATCATGATAATCAGATTTCCTCGGCTATTTATGTGATGGCCTCCATGCACAGCATGGATAGATCTCTTATTACGGTGCGGAATCTGTTACTCCTGTCAGGAGTTGGAGCCTTCTTACTCGCGATTGGAATCACCTGGATTATGGCCCTGCTCTTTTCGCGGCCTCTCATTATGATGCAGCAAGCGACGAAGAAAATCGCTATCGGGGAGTTAGCAACTCGATTAGATATCCATAGTAAAGACGAAATTGGTGATCTGGCAGCAGCGATTAATAACTTGGCTGCCGATCTGCAGAGGTATCGAGATACACGGCAGGAATTCTTCGCTGCTATCTCTCATGAGCTAAGAACGCCAATCACTTACGTGGAAGGCTATGCCAAGGTCGTGAAGAACCGGTTATATGAGACGGAAGAAGAGAAGGATCGCTATCTGGACATTATTTATCAAGAAGGTGTGCGTATCCAGCACTTGGTGAATGATCTATTTGAACTGGCCAAGATGGAGGAGGGAAAGATCAGTCTGTCCATGGAATGGGTGGACTTGAAGGATGTTGTGGACCAAGCTGTACAGGCGGTCTCGCTACAAGCGAAGGAGAAAGAGATCGAACTTATCGTTCATCCTGTCGCATCTGTACCGTTAATCCGCGGCGATGGGAGGCGCATGGAGCAAATTGTACGCAACCTGTTGGAGAATGCAGTCCGTTATACCGAAGAGGGAAGAATTGAAGTCCATCTCCGGAGCACATCAGGCACACTCTCCCTGTCGATAGAGGACACGGGCATTGGGATTGCTGAGGAAGAGCTGCCCTATATTTTTGATCGCTTCTATCGGGTAGAGAAGTCAAGATCGCGGAAGACGGGCGGTACCGGTCTAGGGCTTTCCATCGTCAAGAAATTGGTGGAATTGCAAGGAGGGTCGATTCAAGTAAGCAGTCAGAGAGAAGTTGGTACTCGCTTTACGGTTACATTCACACTCCCGACCATGCAGGAGGAAAAAATATGA
- the fabG gene encoding 3-oxoacyl-ACP reductase FabG produces MLTPLKDKTVVVTGASKGIGKGIARTFAAQGAKVAVVARSLTKAEETAAEIRDNGGIAHAFQGNVADLESMKCVASEAAATFGGIDVLCANAGIFPNATIEEMTGEHWDQVMNTNARGTLFSLQACLPFLKKAEYGRIIVTSSITGPATGYAGWSHYGASKAAQLGFMRSAALELARYNITINAVMPGNIMTEGLEGLGDHYLQAMTASIPLKRLGSVEDIAYAALFLASKEAGFITGQTIIVDGGQIIPESLEAMVHT; encoded by the coding sequence ATGCTGACGCCACTGAAGGATAAGACGGTCGTCGTGACCGGAGCCAGCAAAGGAATCGGCAAAGGAATTGCGAGAACCTTCGCCGCACAAGGGGCGAAAGTCGCGGTCGTCGCACGCAGCTTGACGAAAGCGGAGGAAACCGCGGCGGAAATCCGGGATAACGGAGGTATTGCTCATGCCTTCCAAGGAAATGTCGCCGATTTGGAGTCGATGAAGTGCGTTGCAAGCGAGGCGGCCGCTACTTTCGGGGGGATCGACGTTCTGTGCGCCAACGCCGGTATTTTTCCGAATGCGACGATCGAGGAGATGACCGGCGAGCATTGGGATCAGGTGATGAACACGAATGCACGCGGGACGCTGTTTTCCCTTCAAGCCTGCCTGCCCTTTCTGAAGAAAGCGGAATACGGCCGGATCATTGTTACCTCCTCGATTACGGGGCCGGCCACCGGCTATGCCGGATGGTCGCACTACGGCGCAAGCAAAGCCGCTCAGCTTGGATTCATGCGCAGTGCGGCGCTCGAGCTCGCGCGCTACAACATTACAATTAACGCCGTCATGCCCGGCAACATAATGACGGAAGGCTTGGAAGGCCTTGGAGATCATTATCTGCAGGCGATGACGGCGTCCATCCCGCTCAAGCGGCTTGGAAGCGTCGAAGATATCGCTTACGCCGCTCTTTTTTTGGCTTCGAAGGAGGCTGGTTTTATTACGGGCCAGACCATCATCGTGGATGGCGGTCAGATTATTCCAGAGAGTCTGGAAGCGATGGTGCATACCTGA
- a CDS encoding glycosyl hydrolase family 18 protein, producing the protein MKTRRKQSARRLFAMTVMTIMMFVSSLAPAYAGTTVPAAQEPVVKNSTQEIRNVMYYGDWSIWGGQGNFYPKDIPADQLTHLNYAFLDFDAQGNLVFTDKDAAVGAPVGQDGVQWDMANSGSLIALQQLRAENPNLKIGISLGGWSKSGDFSVVAADASKRANLVENVMKFIKYTNMDFVDVDWEFPAEVRQPDLVDNKNDEGTKYATPEDKNNYIVLLQDLKNALNKQGAELGKAYELSVALPAPKAKIDIGIDVPRLFNIVDFANIMTYDMRGAWDEVSGHHTGLYPNPNDPLTGNNLSVDESVNYLIQQGAEPSKIVIGAAYYTRGWDKVSQGSDPNHPGLFGDAALSAKDADQTPSRGAVGESPLVLGDGGRRTGTWSYRNLDKLKAAYPNLKEYWDDAAKAPYLYDNTTGVFYTYDNERSIQEKTKYVLERGLGGVIAWMASNDAPTTDPAKRDKLTKVTKEGLFGSQPLKTHEIQYTKLDVTVAMKPYTEPWGNNKGYEITLVNNESLTESNQVLRAVERGAKTVKLPKLYIQADGSFTSGDYLAGTVTNENGYTVVDLKSVYDAKTIEPGRSYTFKLKGDAEITSMELVQRVSNNSPEMNRQLILGDEAPSNNQPPVLHGVTDLTLQVGDNFDKLAGVTATDTEDGDLTSRITVTGEVNTNVAGKYELVYSITDSQGLTAEKKRTITVIEAAAPGYDFGVGQGIEWPKQVNSPFVDMVAWVTKPGYSNNGAPNLARISEDTGVKFFNLGFIQTISRQIVDGKVQWGWGGYSVLNEKNADNAQYQGIKQSIREIREMGGDVTISLGGLNGVTFWEVTQDTDILFNTYLELVQGYGLTRLDLDIEGGAQNKALNAANAKAIKKLQDATGVDIVLTLPVLPSGLTSVQLVVLEAYLSAGVDVTVVNIMTMCYGNGTLLPGENYGSASLRAVDSTKNQVKQYFKQFANIDLTDEEAYGIIGTTPSIGFEGAAHPVFTTEWSQWVVDHAIEKGLAMTSFWSMNRDAMLENNSGVTSQYQFTDIFKTFGNGSTPPVASKPVIHGASDKTIFVGEHFDPREGVTATDKKDGDLTERIVIEGAVDSSTPGTYKLVYTVENSQGQQAIAERTITVAEKINHKPVIHGATDKTILVGEHFDPREGVTASDEEDGDLTDRLVIEGTVDSSTPGTYKLVYTVEDSQGLQASAERHITVIDGLADTYDPKKVYLEGDSVIYKGEKYTAKWWVQGQAPDTSQAWQKEVIPNEDGSVDYVPGNVYVGGDLVRYEGKLYQAKWWTQSIPGSDDSWKLVE; encoded by the coding sequence ATGAAGACTAGGAGAAAGCAGAGTGCCCGAAGATTGTTCGCCATGACGGTAATGACCATCATGATGTTCGTGTCTTCATTGGCGCCAGCTTATGCAGGAACGACTGTTCCTGCAGCACAGGAACCTGTGGTCAAGAACTCGACACAGGAAATCCGGAATGTCATGTACTATGGCGATTGGTCGATTTGGGGAGGACAAGGGAACTTTTATCCCAAGGATATTCCCGCCGATCAATTAACCCACTTGAACTATGCGTTCCTCGATTTTGACGCTCAAGGCAACCTCGTCTTTACGGACAAGGATGCGGCTGTGGGCGCGCCTGTCGGCCAGGATGGCGTACAATGGGATATGGCCAATTCAGGCAGCCTTATCGCCCTGCAGCAATTGCGCGCAGAAAACCCGAACCTGAAAATCGGCATCTCTCTTGGCGGATGGTCCAAATCAGGCGACTTCTCCGTTGTAGCGGCCGATGCTTCGAAGCGGGCGAATCTGGTGGAGAATGTCATGAAATTCATCAAGTACACGAACATGGACTTCGTTGATGTGGATTGGGAGTTCCCGGCTGAAGTTCGCCAGCCTGATCTGGTCGATAATAAAAACGATGAAGGCACGAAATACGCCACGCCGGAGGATAAAAATAATTATATCGTGCTCCTGCAAGACTTGAAAAACGCATTGAATAAACAAGGAGCCGAGCTTGGTAAAGCGTATGAACTGTCTGTTGCGCTCCCAGCGCCGAAGGCTAAGATTGATATCGGCATTGATGTGCCAAGACTGTTCAACATTGTAGACTTTGCCAACATCATGACTTATGACATGCGCGGCGCATGGGATGAGGTAAGCGGCCATCATACCGGCTTGTATCCGAATCCAAATGACCCGCTCACCGGCAACAACCTATCTGTTGACGAGAGCGTGAACTATTTGATTCAGCAAGGTGCCGAACCGAGCAAGATTGTTATCGGGGCGGCCTACTATACTCGCGGCTGGGATAAGGTGTCTCAAGGATCCGATCCGAATCATCCGGGACTATTCGGTGACGCCGCACTATCTGCCAAGGATGCGGATCAGACTCCATCCCGCGGCGCGGTTGGTGAATCCCCTCTCGTCCTGGGGGACGGCGGCCGCCGAACAGGGACTTGGTCTTATCGCAATCTCGACAAGTTGAAGGCCGCATACCCGAATCTCAAAGAATACTGGGATGATGCAGCTAAAGCTCCATATCTATATGATAATACAACTGGCGTATTCTACACGTATGACAATGAAAGATCGATTCAAGAGAAAACGAAATATGTGCTTGAGCGCGGCCTAGGCGGCGTCATTGCTTGGATGGCTTCCAATGATGCCCCTACTACGGACCCGGCCAAGCGCGACAAATTAACAAAGGTAACGAAAGAAGGCCTCTTCGGAAGCCAGCCGTTGAAAACACATGAGATCCAATATACCAAGCTGGACGTGACGGTTGCTATGAAACCGTATACAGAGCCTTGGGGCAACAATAAAGGGTATGAAATTACCCTCGTCAATAACGAGTCTTTGACCGAATCGAATCAAGTATTGAGAGCCGTGGAAAGAGGAGCAAAAACAGTTAAGCTGCCGAAGCTTTACATCCAAGCCGATGGATCGTTCACTTCCGGCGATTATTTGGCGGGAACCGTAACCAATGAGAACGGGTATACAGTCGTCGATTTGAAATCGGTTTATGACGCCAAGACGATTGAGCCTGGCAGATCCTATACGTTCAAACTTAAGGGAGATGCCGAGATTACAAGCATGGAGCTTGTTCAGCGGGTCTCGAATAACAGCCCGGAGATGAACAGACAACTCATTCTGGGTGATGAAGCTCCAAGCAACAATCAACCGCCTGTATTGCATGGCGTAACGGACCTGACGCTTCAAGTCGGCGACAACTTTGATAAGCTGGCCGGCGTAACCGCTACGGACACAGAAGACGGAGATCTGACATCCCGTATTACCGTGACGGGAGAAGTCAATACGAATGTGGCCGGCAAGTATGAGCTAGTGTACTCCATTACGGATTCACAAGGATTAACGGCCGAGAAAAAACGCACCATTACCGTTATCGAAGCGGCAGCTCCGGGGTATGATTTTGGGGTTGGCCAAGGCATCGAGTGGCCGAAGCAAGTCAATTCTCCATTCGTCGATATGGTTGCATGGGTTACCAAGCCGGGCTATTCTAACAACGGCGCCCCTAACCTCGCCAGAATTTCCGAGGACACAGGCGTGAAATTCTTCAATCTCGGCTTTATTCAAACCATTTCGCGCCAAATCGTTGACGGCAAAGTGCAATGGGGATGGGGAGGGTACTCCGTCCTCAATGAAAAAAATGCTGATAACGCCCAATATCAAGGAATCAAGCAGTCTATCCGGGAGATTCGCGAGATGGGCGGCGATGTCACGATCTCGCTGGGCGGTTTGAACGGCGTTACATTCTGGGAAGTCACTCAAGACACCGATATCCTCTTCAATACGTATTTGGAGCTTGTTCAAGGCTATGGACTGACGAGACTGGACCTCGACATTGAGGGCGGCGCTCAGAACAAAGCCCTGAATGCCGCCAATGCGAAGGCGATTAAGAAGCTGCAAGATGCAACGGGAGTCGATATCGTATTAACCCTCCCTGTACTGCCAAGCGGTCTGACTTCTGTTCAATTGGTTGTGTTGGAAGCTTACTTGTCTGCCGGCGTGGATGTCACAGTCGTGAACATCATGACGATGTGCTATGGCAACGGAACGCTCCTGCCTGGCGAGAACTATGGTTCCGCTTCTCTGAGAGCCGTTGATTCGACGAAGAATCAAGTGAAGCAGTACTTCAAGCAGTTTGCCAACATTGATCTAACCGATGAAGAGGCTTATGGCATCATTGGAACCACGCCGTCCATTGGTTTTGAAGGAGCGGCTCATCCGGTCTTCACGACGGAGTGGTCTCAGTGGGTTGTGGATCATGCGATCGAGAAAGGGCTGGCGATGACCTCCTTCTGGTCGATGAACCGGGATGCGATGTTGGAAAATAACAGCGGCGTAACGTCTCAATATCAATTTACCGATATTTTCAAGACATTCGGAAATGGAAGCACCCCGCCGGTCGCTTCAAAACCCGTGATTCATGGCGCATCGGATAAAACGATTTTCGTTGGCGAGCACTTCGATCCGAGAGAAGGAGTTACCGCTACGGACAAAAAGGACGGCGACCTGACCGAGCGGATCGTCATCGAAGGAGCGGTTGACTCCTCTACTCCAGGAACCTATAAGCTGGTATATACCGTAGAGAACAGCCAAGGGCAGCAAGCAATTGCTGAACGTACAATCACTGTTGCAGAAAAGATCAATCACAAGCCTGTGATTCATGGCGCAACGGATAAAACGATTCTCGTTGGCGAGCACTTCGATCCGAGAGAAGGGGTTACCGCTTCGGATGAAGAGGACGGCGACCTGACCGATCGCCTCGTGATCGAAGGAACGGTTGATTCCTCTACTCCGGGAACCTACAAGCTGGTGTATACCGTAGAAGACAGCCAAGGCCTGCAAGCCTCTGCAGAGCGCCATATTACCGTTATCGATGGACTTGCGGATACGTATGATCCGAAGAAGGTCTACCTCGAAGGTGATTCGGTCATCTACAAAGGAGAGAAATACACCGCGAAATGGTGGGTACAAGGCCAAGCACCGGATACCTCCCAAGCATGGCAAAAAGAAGTAATTCCAAATGAAGACGGCAGTGTGGATTACGTGCCGGGCAATGTGTATGTAGGAGGCGATTTGGTTCGCTATGAAGGCAAGCTCTATCAAGCCAAGTGGTGGACACAGAGCATTCCGGGAAGCGATGACTCCTGGAAGCTTGTAGAATAA
- a CDS encoding multicopper oxidase family protein: MKGKVKIILAIGVISIVMAGCASSTDKDAMEELDSSQMNVESTQTQGSNNTGNIMTNETTRVDGKEYTITAQASNLKVSDDKTLPVWTFNNSVPGPEIRVTVGDTVKINLKNELEEPVSIHWHGYPVPNDMDGIPGVTQDAVVPGKTFTYEFKATVPGTYWYHSHQDSVNQLDKGLYGALIVEDPNDSYDRDYTLVLDEWISSGSTDREGMDHGKMDMGDMKGMDHSQMNRSGMGSMEGHDMSMYDLYTINGKTGDAIDKLMVKEGEKVRIRLINAGYLTHTMHLHGHEFKVVASDGQPVNSPAVITDQGIAIAPGERYDLEFTANNPGSWLLEEHGRDDKVNNMRAVIAYEGSTVHTDASNASESLPQFDLMKYGKQAETKFSLNESFDQDVLLNLNTEMKNGEMVYTINGKVFPDTDPIKVNKEEKVKVTFVNQSKTDDHPMHLHGHFFQVLSKNGQPLEGAPVIKDTLNVKPGEEYVVAFEADNPGDWMFHCHELHHASAGMVTDVKYSDYQSNYTPDPSVGNKPE; this comes from the coding sequence ATGAAAGGTAAAGTAAAAATAATCCTTGCCATCGGTGTGATTAGCATCGTGATGGCTGGCTGTGCTAGTTCTACTGATAAAGATGCGATGGAGGAATTGGATTCTTCCCAAATGAACGTGGAGAGCACCCAGACACAGGGCTCAAATAATACGGGCAACATCATGACGAATGAAACGACGAGGGTAGATGGCAAGGAGTATACCATCACGGCGCAAGCGAGCAATTTGAAGGTATCCGATGACAAGACTCTGCCTGTATGGACATTCAATAATTCTGTACCCGGTCCGGAGATTCGTGTCACCGTGGGAGACACGGTAAAGATCAACCTAAAGAATGAGCTCGAAGAACCCGTTTCCATTCATTGGCACGGTTACCCTGTACCGAATGATATGGATGGGATTCCAGGCGTTACCCAAGATGCTGTTGTTCCAGGCAAAACGTTTACGTATGAGTTTAAGGCTACCGTTCCCGGTACCTATTGGTATCATTCGCACCAAGATAGTGTCAATCAGCTTGATAAAGGGCTCTACGGTGCCCTGATCGTGGAAGATCCGAACGATAGCTACGATCGGGATTACACCCTTGTATTGGACGAATGGATAAGTTCAGGCAGCACGGATAGGGAAGGCATGGATCATGGCAAGATGGACATGGGAGATATGAAGGGCATGGATCACAGTCAGATGAATAGGAGTGGCATGGGAAGCATGGAAGGTCATGATATGAGCATGTACGACCTGTACACCATCAATGGAAAGACTGGCGATGCCATTGATAAGCTAATGGTTAAAGAAGGCGAGAAAGTTCGAATCCGCCTGATCAATGCTGGATATCTGACGCATACGATGCATTTGCATGGACATGAATTCAAGGTAGTTGCCTCAGATGGTCAACCTGTAAATAGCCCTGCGGTGATTACGGATCAAGGGATTGCCATCGCTCCAGGTGAACGTTACGATCTTGAATTTACGGCGAACAATCCTGGGTCTTGGCTGCTTGAAGAGCATGGCAGGGATGACAAAGTGAACAACATGAGAGCCGTTATTGCGTACGAAGGCTCTACGGTGCACACCGATGCTTCTAACGCATCCGAATCGTTGCCGCAATTCGATCTGATGAAATACGGTAAACAAGCCGAAACCAAGTTCTCATTGAATGAATCCTTTGATCAGGATGTTCTTCTGAATCTGAATACAGAAATGAAGAACGGAGAGATGGTCTATACCATAAACGGCAAGGTATTTCCTGATACTGATCCCATTAAAGTTAATAAAGAGGAAAAGGTAAAGGTCACCTTCGTGAACCAATCGAAGACCGATGATCATCCCATGCACCTGCACGGACATTTCTTCCAAGTGCTAAGTAAAAACGGACAACCTCTAGAAGGGGCACCTGTCATTAAGGATACCCTCAACGTGAAGCCAGGCGAGGAATATGTGGTTGCATTCGAAGCGGATAATCCGGGAGATTGGATGTTCCATTGCCATGAACTGCACCACGCGTCAGCAGGGATGGTTACGGATGTAAAGTATAGTGACTATCAAAGCAACTATACCCCTGACCCGAGTGTCGGCAATAAACCAGAATAA